Proteins from one Toxotes jaculatrix isolate fToxJac2 chromosome 13, fToxJac2.pri, whole genome shotgun sequence genomic window:
- the satb1a gene encoding DNA-binding protein SATB1a — translation MDALCNGAKKPEGNDPAVDPRPPPAKLARLEQNGAGPSAQERSRQGSPVAKNPCLAQKPGTVRPQGKSWHSRGSLLPVFCVVEHRESQLEGEKREEHAEFVLVKKDLLFNQLIEMALLTLGYSHSSAAQAKGLIQVGRWNPVPLSCVTDAPDATVADMLQDVHHVITLKIQLHSCPKLEDLPAEQWSHSTVRNALKELLKDMNQSSLAKECPLSQSMISSIVNSTYYANVSAAKCHEFGRWYKHFKKTKCFKEIDSFSEQSAHVTLTQQPITGSSAEQSSNLLFPRGGVANICSRSPLGLHPPGLVTQPLSSQLVNQQLVMAQFLNQQYAVSRMLAGQGLSSSQQQYLNHPPVGRAPAKAFSKASESQAPQQAQCCPGGGPAVGPQNQTSAGSSVGLCDVPSDIYQCVREELKRAGISQAIFARVAFNRTQGLLSEILRKEEDPKHASQSLLVNLRAMYSFLQLPEAERERIYQEEKERSLTGFTPSCNNTPPRSTQARLSPVTADRGLKTDSCVLHVSSSIYEEIQHEMKRAKVSQALFAKVAASKSQGWLCELLRWKEDPSPENRTLWENLCMIRRFLSLSQTERDAIYEQESSNTMAQQHCTDRLTLLSNDNTLYQRNSPLPQQHHLQPHQPLQPEAGAHLSPRQPCAASPAESEVGVNWGHMRVRLQSRGSNGERGDSKDWVEGGRGEKGNLGGDWGCTGRVRDKGTESKEQVRDGNVGEEGINEIIGDSKEGRVKEKQSVKWTSVKNENRGGAGVCPEADNNEVEGGDEVQGEGLTVSHEALGILQSFIQDVGLNPDEEAVHTLSAQLGLPKHIIRSFFNSQDQGQSQEHNLYQHQSQSPKHSGDDQHGCTDTNLFQADTSTEDRQEESDGKTETEQKEEEKQTGRDDAGEIIVLKESDAGTQTIPPMKEEWETYI, via the exons ATGGACGCCCTGTGTAATGGAGCCAAAAAACCCGAGGGCAACGATCCCGCTGTGGACCCCAGGCCCCCTCCTGCCAAGCTGGCTCGACTGGAACAAAACGGAGCGGGACCCTCGGCCCAGGAGAGGAGCAGGCAGGGGAGTCCTGTGGCCAAAAACCCCTGCCTGGCCCAGAAGCCCGGCACAGTGAGGCCACAGGGAAAAAGCTGGCACAGCAGAG GGAGCCTGCTGCCAGTGTTCTGTGTGGTGGAGCACAGGGAAAGCCaactggagggagagaagagagaagaacatgctgagtttgtgcTGGTCAAGAAAGATTTGCTTTTTAACCAGCTGATAGAAATGGCCCTGCTGACACTGGGCTACTCTCACAGCTCTGCCGCACAGGCTAAag gtctgATCCAGGTTGGCAGGTGGAACCCAGTACCTCTGTCCTGTGTAACAGATGCTCCTGACGCCACAGTGGCTGATATGCTGCAGGATGTTCACCATGTAATCACCCTCAAAATACAGCTGCACAG CTGCCCCAAATTGGAAGACTTGCCAGCCGAGCAGTGGAGTCACTCAACAGTGAGAAACGCTCTGAAAGAGCTCCTCAAGGACATGAACCAGAGCTCCCTGGCCAAGGAGTGTCCACTGTCCCAg AGTATGATATCATCTATTGTAAATAGCACTTACTATGCAAATGTCTCAGCTGCCAAGTGTCACGAGTTTGGTCGATGGTACAAGCACTTCAAGAAGACCAAATGCTTCAAGG AGATTGACAGCTTTTCTGAGCAGTCTGCACATGTCACCCTCAcccagcagccaatcacaggtaGCTCTGCTGAGCAGAGCTCAAACCTTCTTTTCCCTCGTGGAGGAGTAGCCAACATATGTAGTCGCTCACCCCTCGGTCTGCATCCTCCCGGGCTGGTAACCCAGCCTCTCAGCTCCCAGCTGGTTAACCAGCAGCTGGTGATGGCCCAGTTTCTCAACCAGCAGTACGCTGTTAGCCGCATGCTAGCTGGCCAGGGTCTCTCATCATCCCAGCAGCAGTATCTCAACCACCCGCCTGTAGGAAGGGCTCCTGCCAAGGCCTTCTCCAAAGCCTCTGAATCCCAAGCCCCACAGCAGGCACAGTGCTGCCCAGGGGGTGGCCCTGCAGTTGGGCCGCAAAACCAGACATCGGCTGGGTCTTCTGTGGGGCTGTGTGACGTGCCAAGTGACATCTACCAGTGTGTTAGGGAGGAACTGAAGAGAGCAGGCATCTCCCAAGCCATCTTTGCCCGGGTGGCCTTTAACAGGACCCAG GGCCTGCTCTCAGAGATACTGCGTAAGGAGGAGGACCCCAAACACGCCTCCCAGTCCCTGCTGGTCAACCTGCGGGCCATGTACAGTTTCTTGCAGCTCCCCGAGGCGGAGAGGGAGCGCATCTaccaggaggagaaagaaagaagcctTACTGGATTCACACCCAGCTGCAACAACACACCACCAAGATCCACACAG GCGAGACTGTCCCcagtcacagcagacagagggTTGAAGACAGACAGTTGTGTTCTCCATGTCAGCTCTTCTATCTACGAGGAGATCCAGCATGAGATGAAGAGAGCCAAGGTGTCGCAGGCCTTGTTTGCAAAGGTGGCCGCCTCCAAGAGTCAG GGCTGGCTGTGCGAGCTGCTGCGCTGGAAGGAGGATCCCAGTCCAGAGAACCGGACCCTGTGGGAGAACCTGTGCATGATCCGCCGGTTCCTCAGCCTGTCCCAGACTGAACGAGATGCCATCTACGAACAGGAGAGCAGCAACACAATggcacagcagcactgcactGACAGGCTCACACTACTCAGCAACGACAATACACTG taCCAACGCAACTCCCCTCTGCCACAGCAACACCATCTTCAACCCCATCAACCCCTGCAGCCTGAGGCAGGAGCTCACCTGTCTCCACGGCAACCATGCGCTGCATCGCCAGCCGAGTCCGAGGTTGGGGTCAACTGGGGGCATATGAGAGTACGTTTGCAGAGCAGGGGCAGCAATGGTGAGAGAGGGGACAGTAAGGACTGGGTTGAGGGAGGACGAGGAGAGAAGGGCAATTTGGGGGGGGACTGGGGTTGTACTGGAAGGGTGAGGGATAAGGGTACAGAAAGCAAGGAGCAGGTGAGGGATGGAAATGTGGGTGAGGAAGGCATAAATGAGATCATTGGAGACAGCAAAGAAGGCAGGGTTAAGGAGAAGCAGTCTGTGAAGTGGACTAGCGTGAAGAATGAGAACCGAGGCGGGGCAGGGGTTTGTCCCGAGGCAGATAATAATGAGGTTGAAGGTGGAGATGAGGTGCAAGGTGAGGGTTTAACAGTGTCTCACGAAGCCCTGGGAATCCTGCAGAGCTTCATCCAGGATGTAGGCCTAAACCCAGACGAGGAGGCAGTCCACACCCTGTCGGCTCAGCTGGGCCTGCCCAAACACATCATTCGCAGCTTCTTCAACAGCCAAGACCAAGGACAGAGTCAAGAACACAACCTGTATCAACACCAGAGCCAGAGCCCAAAACACAGTGGAGACGACCAGCACGGCTGCACTGACACAAACCTCTTCCAGGCTGACACGTCTACAGAGGACCGGCAGGAGGAAAGTGATGGAAAgactgaaacagaacaaaaggaggaagagaagcaaACGGGGAGAGATGATGCAGGTGAGATAATAGTTTTGAAAGAATCGGATGCTGGCACCCAAACTATTCCCCCAATGAAGGAAGAGTGGGAGACCTACATCTAA